In Bradyrhizobium lablabi, one DNA window encodes the following:
- the frr gene encoding ribosome recycling factor, whose amino-acid sequence MPTGTFDINELKRRMQGATQALKHELGGLRTGRAAASMLEPVQVDAYGTHMPLNQLATISVPEPRLLSVQVWDKSMVKAVEKAIVDSNLGLSPATEGQVLRLRIPELNEERRKELVKVAHKYAEAARVAVRHVRRDGLDTVKKLEKNHEISEDDQERLAADVQKATDGTISEIDQLLAAKEKEILTV is encoded by the coding sequence ATGCCCACCGGTACATTTGACATCAACGAATTGAAACGCCGCATGCAGGGCGCCACCCAGGCGCTCAAGCACGAATTGGGGGGCTTGCGAACCGGCCGCGCCGCGGCCTCGATGCTGGAACCGGTGCAGGTCGATGCCTATGGCACCCACATGCCGCTGAACCAGCTTGCGACCATCAGCGTGCCGGAGCCGCGGCTGCTCTCGGTGCAGGTCTGGGACAAATCGATGGTCAAGGCGGTGGAGAAGGCGATCGTCGATTCCAATCTCGGCCTGAGCCCCGCCACCGAAGGGCAGGTGCTGCGCCTGCGCATTCCCGAACTCAACGAGGAGCGACGCAAGGAACTGGTCAAGGTCGCGCACAAATATGCCGAAGCGGCGCGCGTCGCGGTCCGCCACGTCCGCCGCGACGGCCTCGATACCGTCAAGAAGCTCGAGAAGAATCACGAGATATCCGAGGACGATCAGGAACGTCTGGCCGCTGATGTGCAGAAGGCAACCGACGGGACGATTTCGGAAATCGATCAGTTGCTTGCGGCCAAGGAAAAAGAAATCCTCACAGTCTAA
- a CDS encoding isoprenyl transferase gives MSNATAPATDGPDRTDPPLHVAIIMDGNGRWAAARGLPRAEGHRRGVEALRRVVRAAHELGILYLTIFSFSSENWSRPATEIGDLFGLLRRFIRNDLATLHRDGVRVRVIGERAGLEGDICALLNEAEELTKDNTKLSLVVAFNYGSRQEIAQAAQRLAREVKDGKREPSSIDADALGQYLDAPDIPDPDLIIRTSGEQRLSNFLMWQAAYSELVFVPIHWPDFDKAALEGAIAEYARRERRFGGLAAKTGS, from the coding sequence ATGTCGAACGCCACAGCCCCCGCAACCGATGGACCGGATCGAACCGATCCTCCTCTGCACGTGGCAATCATCATGGATGGCAACGGGCGCTGGGCGGCGGCCCGCGGTCTGCCGCGCGCGGAAGGCCATCGCCGCGGCGTCGAAGCGTTGCGCCGCGTGGTTCGCGCCGCCCATGAACTCGGCATCCTCTATTTGACGATCTTTTCCTTCAGCTCGGAAAACTGGTCGCGTCCGGCGACCGAAATCGGTGACCTGTTCGGCCTGCTTCGCCGCTTCATCCGCAACGATTTGGCGACGCTGCATCGCGACGGCGTGCGGGTGCGGGTGATCGGCGAGCGCGCCGGTTTGGAGGGCGACATCTGCGCGCTCCTGAATGAAGCCGAGGAACTGACCAAGGACAATACAAAGCTCAGTCTCGTGGTCGCCTTCAACTACGGGTCGCGGCAGGAAATCGCGCAAGCCGCGCAACGGCTGGCGCGCGAGGTCAAAGACGGCAAGCGCGAGCCGTCGTCGATCGACGCCGACGCGCTCGGCCAATACCTCGATGCGCCGGATATTCCCGATCCCGATCTGATCATTCGCACCAGCGGCGAGCAGCGGCTGTCGAATTTCCTGATGTGGCAGGCGGCTTACAGCGAACTCGTGTTCGTGCCGATCCATTGGCCGGATTTCGACAAGGCAGCGCTCGAGGGCGCGATCGCCGAATATGCCAGACGGGAACGCCGATTCGGCGGTCTGGCCGCGAAAACCGGATCGTGA
- a CDS encoding phosphatidate cytidylyltransferase: protein MTDSKAAPAAMAEQGSRNLLVRILVALVLAPLAIAIAYAGGWPWAVLVTLAAAGLYVEWLMIIGVARETRVAASGTAALAISGLCLAVGWIDASLVAAGLGLAAVALLSPQRRIWAATGFLYAAAAEITSVLVRLDQVYGFVALILILLVVWVTDIGGYFAGRGIGGPKLWPQVSPKKTWAGAIGGFVASLAVAAGFAAFAKTVPPLKLGPLLLLAAALSVVSQLGDLFESAVKRRFGVKDSSHIIPGHGGLMDRLDGYVAAVVVAAIFGLLRGGVDGVGRGLMVW, encoded by the coding sequence GTGACCGACAGCAAGGCCGCGCCCGCGGCCATGGCCGAGCAGGGTTCGCGCAATCTCCTGGTTCGGATCCTCGTAGCCTTGGTGCTGGCGCCCCTTGCCATTGCGATCGCCTATGCCGGCGGCTGGCCGTGGGCCGTTCTGGTGACGCTCGCTGCGGCCGGCCTCTATGTCGAATGGCTGATGATTATTGGCGTGGCGCGTGAGACGCGGGTGGCCGCGTCAGGGACCGCGGCGCTGGCGATATCGGGGCTTTGCCTCGCCGTGGGGTGGATCGATGCCTCGCTTGTCGCAGCTGGGCTCGGACTAGCCGCCGTAGCGTTGCTATCGCCGCAGCGCCGGATCTGGGCCGCGACCGGATTTTTATATGCCGCCGCGGCCGAGATCACTTCCGTGCTGGTGCGCCTCGACCAGGTTTACGGCTTCGTCGCGCTGATCCTGATCCTGCTCGTGGTATGGGTGACCGATATCGGCGGTTATTTCGCCGGTCGCGGCATTGGCGGGCCGAAATTATGGCCGCAGGTCAGTCCCAAGAAGACCTGGGCGGGCGCCATCGGCGGCTTTGTGGCGAGCCTTGCGGTCGCAGCAGGCTTTGCCGCCTTTGCCAAAACAGTTCCACCCCTTAAGCTCGGTCCGCTGTTGCTCCTGGCCGCGGCGCTCTCGGTGGTTTCACAGCTAGGCGATCTCTTTGAATCTGCGGTAAAACGGCGTTTCGGCGTCAAGGACTCAAGTCACATAATCCCCGGCCATGGCGGGCTAATGGATCGGCTCGACGGCTATGTCGCGGCGGTCGTCGTGGCGGCTATTTTCGGGCTTTTGCGGGGTGGCGTGGATGGCGTCGGCCGCGGTCTTATGGTTTGGTGA
- the dxr gene encoding 1-deoxy-D-xylulose-5-phosphate reductoisomerase: protein MSAVPLRNSKAAVSDIRTVSVLGATGSIGDSTMDLLRGARDRYQVEALTANSNVQALAKLAKEFGARFAAVADPARLAELKDALAGTRTECGAGESAVIEAAARPADWVMAAVSGAAGLKPALAAVDRGATVALANKECLVCAGDFFMQRAAKAGACILPADSEHNALFQALGSGNREELVRVIITASGGPFRTWAIADIEQATLAQALKHPNWSMGQKITIDSASMMNKGLEVIEASYLFALAPDEIDVLVHPQSIIHGMVEFSDRSVVAQLGAPDMRTPIAHCLGWPDRINGPAAKLDLAKIGQLTFEAPDFDRFPALRLAYDSLRTGRGATTVYNAANEVAVAAFIAGKIRFGAIARLVEATIEAWIRAGNLAPLTSADDAIAVDHNARNKAATLLPQIALKAS from the coding sequence ATGAGCGCAGTTCCCTTGCGTAACAGCAAAGCCGCGGTATCCGATATACGCACCGTGAGCGTCCTCGGCGCCACCGGTTCCATCGGCGACAGCACCATGGATTTGCTGCGGGGCGCGCGCGACCGCTATCAGGTCGAGGCGCTGACCGCGAATTCCAACGTCCAGGCGCTGGCAAAACTGGCAAAAGAGTTCGGCGCGCGGTTTGCGGCGGTGGCCGATCCCGCGCGCCTCGCAGAATTGAAGGATGCGCTCGCCGGCACGCGGACCGAATGCGGCGCCGGCGAAAGCGCTGTCATCGAGGCGGCGGCGCGGCCGGCGGATTGGGTGATGGCGGCAGTCAGCGGCGCGGCCGGATTGAAGCCTGCACTCGCCGCGGTCGATCGCGGCGCAACCGTTGCGCTCGCCAACAAGGAATGCCTGGTCTGTGCGGGCGACTTCTTCATGCAGCGCGCGGCAAAAGCTGGCGCCTGCATCCTGCCCGCCGATTCCGAGCATAATGCGCTGTTTCAGGCGCTGGGCTCGGGAAATCGCGAAGAACTGGTCCGCGTGATCATCACCGCCTCCGGCGGGCCGTTCCGCACCTGGGCCATTGCCGATATCGAGCAGGCGACGCTGGCGCAGGCCCTAAAACATCCGAACTGGAGCATGGGGCAGAAGATCACCATCGATTCCGCCTCGATGATGAACAAGGGGCTCGAAGTCATCGAAGCCTCCTATCTGTTCGCGCTGGCGCCGGATGAAATCGACGTGCTGGTGCATCCGCAATCGATCATCCATGGCATGGTGGAATTCTCCGATCGTTCGGTGGTCGCGCAATTGGGCGCGCCGGACATGCGGACCCCGATCGCGCATTGCCTCGGCTGGCCCGACCGCATCAATGGGCCGGCAGCCAAGCTCGACCTGGCAAAAATCGGACAGCTGACCTTCGAGGCGCCGGATTTCGACCGGTTCCCGGCGCTCCGGCTGGCTTACGATTCTTTAAGGACCGGACGCGGTGCAACTACGGTATATAACGCCGCGAACGAGGTGGCGGTCGCAGCCTTCATCGCCGGCAAGATCAGGTTCGGCGCGATCGCGCGGCTGGTTGAAGCCACCATCGAGGCCTGGATTCGCGCCGGCAATCTGGCACCGTTGACGTCGGCCGACGACGCCATTGCCGTTGACCATAACGCGCGAAATAAAGCTGCCACCCTATTGCCTCAAATTGCCTTAAAGGCATCCTAG
- a CDS encoding M50 family metallopeptidase translates to MSEFFLHGFSTLSHGLIGYIIPFLFVLTIVVFFHELGHFLIARWTGVKVLTFSLGFGPELFGFNDRHGTRWKISAVPLGGYVKFFGDDSEASTPSVDVLAGMTEEERKGSFHHKKVGARAAIVAAGPIANFILAILIFTFLFTFFGKPSTTALVDQVEAGSPAAAAGFQVGDVVTAIDGTKIDSFSDMQRIVTVRPGEHLTFTIKRGDATLQLHGIPELREQKDPFGNVHRGGVLGITRKTVAGDITTERVDPATALWLGVKETWFVIDRTLAYIGGIFTGREAADQVGGPLRIAQISGQVATFGLGALVHLAAVLSISIGLLNLFPVPLLDGGHLLFYAVEAVRGRPLSDRAQEMGFRIGLGLVLMLMVFATYNDILHLAAS, encoded by the coding sequence ATGTCCGAGTTTTTTCTTCATGGTTTCAGCACGTTGAGTCATGGGCTCATCGGTTACATCATCCCCTTTTTGTTCGTCCTGACGATCGTCGTGTTCTTCCACGAGCTCGGCCATTTCCTGATTGCGCGCTGGACGGGCGTGAAAGTGTTAACGTTCTCGCTCGGCTTCGGGCCGGAATTGTTCGGCTTCAACGACCGCCATGGGACGCGCTGGAAGATCTCGGCGGTCCCGCTCGGCGGCTACGTCAAGTTCTTCGGTGACGACAGCGAGGCCTCGACGCCATCCGTCGACGTGCTCGCGGGCATGACCGAGGAAGAGCGCAAGGGCAGCTTCCATCACAAGAAAGTCGGAGCGCGCGCGGCGATCGTCGCCGCCGGGCCGATTGCCAATTTCATTCTGGCCATCCTGATCTTCACCTTCCTGTTCACGTTCTTCGGCAAGCCCAGCACGACTGCGCTCGTCGATCAGGTAGAGGCGGGCAGCCCGGCGGCGGCCGCCGGTTTTCAGGTCGGCGACGTCGTCACCGCGATCGACGGCACCAAGATCGACAGTTTCTCGGACATGCAGCGGATCGTCACCGTCAGGCCCGGCGAGCATTTGACGTTCACGATCAAGCGTGGCGATGCCACGCTGCAACTGCATGGCATCCCCGAACTCCGCGAACAGAAGGACCCGTTCGGCAATGTCCATCGGGGCGGCGTGCTGGGGATTACCCGCAAGACCGTTGCCGGCGACATCACGACCGAGCGGGTTGATCCCGCCACCGCGCTCTGGCTCGGGGTCAAGGAAACCTGGTTCGTGATTGACCGGACACTGGCCTATATCGGCGGCATCTTTACCGGCCGCGAGGCGGCCGACCAGGTCGGCGGCCCGCTTCGAATCGCCCAGATTTCCGGTCAGGTCGCCACCTTCGGGCTTGGCGCGCTGGTGCATCTGGCGGCCGTGCTCTCGATCTCGATCGGGTTGTTGAATCTATTTCCCGTACCGCTGCTCGATGGCGGTCATCTTTTGTTCTACGCGGTCGAGGCTGTGCGCGGGCGCCCGCTGTCGGATCGGGCCCAGGAGATGGGGTTCCGGATCGGGCTCGGTCTGGTGCTGATGCTGATGGTGTTTGCCACCTACAACGACATCCTGCATCTGGCGGCATCCTGA
- the bamA gene encoding outer membrane protein assembly factor BamA codes for MNVGMRVRGGLFAALVMCALPVAGMMAAILVSSPAAAQSVSSIEVEGNRRVEVETIRSYFKPGPGGRLDQAAIDDGLKALIETGLFQDVRINQAGGHLVVTVVENPVIGRVAFEGNKKIKDEQLSAEIQSKPRGTFSRPMVQSDAQRIAEIYRRSGRYDVHVEPEIIEQPNNRVDLVFTITEGPKTGVKSIEFIGNVTYSAYRLKDVIKTHESNLLSFLGSGDVYDPDRVEADRDLIRRFYLKHGFADVQVVAALTEYDPERKGFLVTFKIEEGQQYRVASVELQSSISTLNGNDLRSFSHVNVGSLYNAEALEKSVEEMQIEASRRGYAFAVVRPRGDRNFENHTVSIIFAIDEGPRTYIERINVRGNTRTRDYVIRREFDISEGDAYNRALVDRAERRLKNLDFFKNVKVSAEPGSSSDRVILNVDLEEKSTGDFSVSGGYSTTDGALAEVSISERNFLGRGLFAKATVTYGQYARGYSLSLVEPYLLDYRVALGLDLFQRTQLANSFISYGTKTLGFSPRLGFSLREDLSLQLRYSIYQQQISLPSYLANCNNNPSNGLLAFNPSPSWVNANGVAAANALGATDATGLGLWCYSDGEASLPVRKELASGKTLTSSVGYSLDYNTLDNNKNPTDGLLIDFKQDFAGVGGDVSYLKSAFDAKYYTPLVSDIVGLIHVQGGILNKVGNTELRMLDQFQMGPNLVRGFAPNGIGPRDIYPYGTMDALGGTKYWGASYELQMPFWFLPKEVGLKGAVYADAGGLMDYQGPTSWAATGEVNVPGCIPSTPQPTPSPGTCLGLQFDKGNVVRSSVGVGLIWASPFGPLRFDYAVPLTKGRFDRVQQFKFGGGTSF; via the coding sequence ATGAATGTTGGAATGCGAGTGCGGGGGGGCTTGTTTGCCGCCTTGGTCATGTGCGCCCTGCCGGTCGCCGGGATGATGGCGGCTATCCTGGTGTCGTCGCCTGCCGCGGCCCAGTCGGTGTCTTCGATCGAGGTCGAAGGGAACCGGCGCGTCGAAGTCGAGACCATTCGCTCGTATTTCAAGCCGGGACCCGGAGGGCGGCTCGATCAGGCGGCGATCGATGACGGGCTGAAAGCGCTGATCGAGACCGGGCTGTTCCAGGACGTCAGGATCAACCAGGCGGGCGGCCATTTGGTGGTGACCGTGGTCGAAAATCCGGTGATCGGGCGCGTCGCCTTCGAGGGCAACAAGAAGATCAAGGACGAGCAGCTCTCGGCGGAAATCCAATCCAAGCCGCGCGGCACGTTTTCTCGTCCGATGGTGCAGTCCGACGCCCAGCGCATCGCCGAAATCTATCGCCGCTCCGGCCGCTACGACGTCCACGTCGAGCCCGAAATCATCGAGCAGCCGAACAACCGCGTCGATCTCGTTTTCACCATCACCGAGGGCCCCAAGACCGGCGTCAAATCCATCGAATTCATCGGCAACGTCACCTATTCGGCGTATCGCCTCAAGGACGTCATCAAGACCCACGAATCGAATCTCCTGAGCTTCCTCGGCAGCGGCGACGTCTACGATCCGGACCGGGTCGAAGCCGATCGCGACCTGATTCGCCGCTTCTATTTGAAGCACGGCTTTGCCGATGTGCAGGTGGTGGCGGCGCTCACCGAATATGATCCGGAGCGCAAGGGCTTTCTGGTGACCTTCAAGATCGAGGAGGGCCAGCAGTACCGGGTTGCGTCGGTCGAGCTTCAGTCCAGCATCTCGACACTCAACGGAAACGATCTTCGCAGCTTCTCGCACGTCAATGTCGGCTCGCTCTACAACGCCGAGGCATTGGAGAAATCCGTCGAGGAAATGCAGATCGAGGCCTCGCGGCGGGGTTACGCCTTTGCGGTGGTGCGCCCGCGCGGCGACCGCAATTTCGAGAACCACACCGTTTCGATCATCTTCGCCATCGACGAAGGCCCGCGAACCTATATCGAGCGCATCAATGTGCGCGGCAATACCCGCACAAGGGACTACGTGATCCGCCGCGAATTCGACATCTCCGAGGGCGACGCCTACAACCGCGCGCTGGTCGACCGCGCCGAGCGCCGGCTGAAGAACCTTGATTTCTTCAAGAACGTGAAAGTCTCGGCCGAACCCGGATCCTCGAGCGATCGGGTGATTCTCAACGTCGATCTGGAAGAGAAATCCACCGGTGACTTCTCGGTATCGGGCGGCTATTCGACAACGGACGGCGCGCTCGCCGAGGTCAGCATCTCCGAACGCAACTTCCTCGGCCGCGGATTGTTCGCCAAGGCGACGGTCACTTACGGCCAGTACGCGCGCGGCTACTCGCTGTCCCTGGTCGAACCTTACCTGTTGGATTATCGGGTGGCGCTCGGCCTCGACCTGTTCCAGCGCACGCAGCTGGCCAACTCCTTTATCTCGTACGGCACCAAGACGCTGGGCTTCAGTCCGCGGCTCGGATTCTCGCTGCGCGAGGATCTTTCGTTGCAGCTCCGCTATTCGATCTATCAGCAGCAAATCTCGCTGCCGTCCTATCTGGCAAATTGTAACAACAACCCGAGCAACGGTCTGCTCGCCTTCAATCCGTCGCCCTCGTGGGTGAATGCGAACGGCGTTGCCGCAGCGAACGCTTTGGGCGCGACAGACGCGACGGGACTCGGTCTTTGGTGTTACAGCGATGGCGAGGCGTCGCTGCCGGTCCGCAAGGAGCTCGCGAGCGGCAAGACGCTGACCTCGTCGGTCGGCTATTCGCTGGACTACAACACGCTGGACAACAACAAGAACCCGACCGACGGCCTCTTGATCGATTTCAAGCAGGACTTCGCCGGCGTCGGCGGCGACGTCAGCTATCTGAAGAGCGCGTTCGACGCGAAATACTACACGCCGCTGGTTTCCGATATCGTCGGGCTGATCCACGTCCAGGGCGGCATCCTCAACAAGGTCGGCAACACCGAACTGCGGATGCTCGATCAGTTCCAGATGGGCCCGAATCTTGTCCGCGGTTTTGCCCCGAACGGCATCGGGCCGCGCGACATCTATCCGTACGGCACGATGGACGCGCTCGGCGGCACCAAATATTGGGGTGCGTCATACGAGTTGCAGATGCCGTTCTGGTTCCTGCCGAAGGAAGTGGGCTTGAAGGGCGCGGTCTATGCCGATGCCGGCGGGCTGATGGATTACCAGGGACCGACGTCGTGGGCTGCCACCGGCGAAGTCAACGTGCCCGGCTGTATTCCGTCGACGCCACAGCCTACCCCCAGCCCCGGAACCTGCTTGGGATTGCAGTTCGACAAGGGTAACGTGGTTCGCAGCTCCGTGGGTGTCGGCTTGATCTGGGCATCGCCGTTCGGTCCGCTGCGCTTCGACTATGCAGTGCCGCTGACCAAGGGTAGGTTTGACCGCGTGCAGCAGTTCAAGTTTGGCGGCGGGACATCGTTCTGA
- the lpxD gene encoding UDP-3-O-(3-hydroxymyristoyl)glucosamine N-acyltransferase: protein MAQPRFFEQPPPLTLADIAALTRALLADPSRGGQQVRGLASLDEAGPMHLTFFDNLKYADQLKSTKAGACLVSARFEADVPAHVAVLRATQPFREFVKIARHLHSEALRPQSWFGNAGIAASAIIDSSAHLEDGVIVDPLAVIGPNVEIGAGTVIGAGAVIGANVRIGRDCNVGAHCSIQFALIGNNVLIHPGCSIGQDGYGFVFFGLDGHLKVPQTGRVLIQNDVEIGAGTTIDRGSLRDTVIGEGTKIDNQVQIGHNVTIGRHCLLAAQIGLAGSLTIGDNVALGAKVGINNHLHIGDGAQVTAMSAVKDDIPPGGRWGGHFAKPTKQWFREIIAVERLVRDGSAGPKDEGRD, encoded by the coding sequence ATGGCGCAGCCGAGATTCTTCGAACAACCGCCTCCGTTGACGCTGGCCGATATCGCCGCGTTGACAAGAGCGCTTTTGGCCGATCCGTCGCGCGGCGGGCAACAGGTCAGGGGGCTGGCATCGCTCGACGAAGCCGGCCCGATGCATCTGACGTTTTTCGACAATCTGAAATATGCCGACCAGTTAAAGTCGACCAAAGCCGGGGCGTGTCTGGTCAGTGCCCGTTTCGAAGCCGACGTCCCCGCCCACGTCGCCGTCTTGCGCGCCACCCAGCCGTTCCGCGAATTTGTGAAGATTGCGCGTCACCTGCACTCCGAGGCGCTTCGGCCGCAGTCCTGGTTCGGCAATGCCGGCATCGCGGCCTCCGCCATCATCGATTCGAGCGCCCACCTGGAAGACGGCGTCATCGTCGATCCCTTGGCCGTCATCGGCCCCAACGTCGAAATCGGCGCAGGCACTGTGATCGGCGCGGGGGCCGTGATCGGCGCCAATGTCAGGATCGGCAGGGATTGCAACGTCGGGGCCCATTGCTCAATTCAGTTTGCGCTGATCGGCAACAATGTCCTGATCCATCCCGGCTGCAGCATCGGGCAGGATGGCTATGGGTTTGTCTTCTTTGGACTGGACGGGCACCTGAAAGTGCCGCAGACCGGCCGCGTCCTGATCCAGAACGATGTCGAGATCGGCGCCGGAACCACCATCGACCGCGGCAGCCTGCGCGACACCGTGATCGGCGAGGGCACCAAAATCGACAATCAGGTCCAGATCGGTCACAATGTGACGATTGGCCGACATTGTCTGCTGGCGGCCCAGATCGGGCTCGCGGGCAGTTTGACGATCGGCGACAATGTCGCGCTGGGAGCCAAGGTGGGCATCAACAACCATCTTCATATCGGCGACGGCGCCCAGGTCACGGCGATGAGTGCCGTCAAGGATGACATTCCACCAGGCGGGCGCTGGGGTGGCCACTTTGCAAAGCCGACCAAGCAATGGTTCCGGGAGATCATTGCGGTGGAGCGTCTGGTGCGCGACGGCAGCGCCGGTCCGAAGGACGAGGGGCGCGATTGA
- the fabZ gene encoding 3-hydroxyacyl-ACP dehydratase FabZ — protein sequence MEAAVRFELVDINEILKTLPHRYPMLLIDRVINIRTDYSGIGVKNVTFNEPPFLGHFPDRPVYPGVMMIEAMAQTAGVIGIKSVEGTEKPRAVYFLTIDKCKFRKPVMPGDTIEYHMRSIGRRKTMWWFHGDAKVSGATVAEADVGAMLTD from the coding sequence ATGGAGGCAGCGGTCCGATTCGAGCTTGTGGACATCAACGAGATTCTCAAGACGCTTCCGCATCGCTATCCGATGCTGCTGATCGATCGGGTCATCAATATCCGTACCGATTACTCAGGCATCGGCGTCAAGAACGTCACCTTCAACGAACCGCCGTTCCTCGGTCATTTTCCAGACCGCCCGGTCTATCCCGGCGTGATGATGATCGAAGCGATGGCGCAGACCGCCGGCGTGATCGGTATCAAATCGGTCGAGGGCACCGAAAAGCCGCGCGCGGTTTATTTTCTCACCATCGACAAGTGCAAATTCCGTAAGCCCGTGATGCCCGGCGACACCATCGAATATCACATGCGCTCGATCGGCCGGCGCAAGACCATGTGGTGGTTTCACGGCGACGCCAAGGTCAGCGGCGCAACGGTGGCAGAGGCCGACGTCGGCGCGATGCTGACGGACTGA
- the lpxA gene encoding acyl-ACP--UDP-N-acetylglucosamine O-acyltransferase, with the protein MSMIDPTARIEDGAVIGEGTSVGPYCMIGPHVVIGNNCKLIGHVHITAQTTIGDDCTIYPFVSLGTPPQALSYRGELTRLEIGQGCTIREQVTMNAGSVGGGGVTRVGDRGYFMNCSHVGHDCQVGNDVIFATSATLGGHCEIGDFVFIGGLSAVHQFTRIGPQVMVGGVCGVRGDVIPFGLVNGQYASLEGLNIIGMKRRKFTRERLATVRAFYQKLFHGPGIFAERLSEVQPLAAEDPAIAEILAFIAGGQHRALCLPADGGNRLG; encoded by the coding sequence ATGAGCATGATCGATCCCACCGCGCGGATTGAAGATGGCGCTGTGATCGGCGAGGGTACCTCTGTTGGTCCCTATTGCATGATCGGCCCGCACGTCGTGATCGGCAACAACTGCAAGCTGATCGGGCATGTGCATATCACCGCGCAGACCACGATCGGCGATGACTGCACGATCTATCCGTTCGTCTCATTGGGCACGCCGCCACAAGCGCTGAGCTATCGCGGCGAACTGACGAGACTCGAGATCGGCCAGGGCTGCACCATCCGCGAACAGGTGACCATGAACGCCGGCAGTGTCGGCGGCGGCGGCGTTACCCGCGTTGGCGACCGCGGTTATTTCATGAACTGCAGCCATGTCGGTCACGACTGCCAGGTCGGCAATGACGTGATCTTCGCGACTTCGGCGACGCTCGGCGGCCACTGCGAGATTGGCGATTTTGTCTTTATCGGCGGATTGTCCGCGGTGCATCAGTTCACCCGGATCGGACCGCAGGTGATGGTCGGCGGCGTCTGCGGCGTGCGCGGCGACGTGATCCCGTTCGGCCTCGTCAACGGCCAATATGCGAGCCTCGAGGGTCTCAACATCATCGGCATGAAGCGCCGCAAGTTTACCCGCGAGCGGCTCGCCACGGTACGCGCGTTCTATCAAAAGCTGTTTCACGGGCCGGGCATTTTTGCCGAAAGGCTCAGTGAAGTGCAGCCGCTGGCTGCCGAAGACCCCGCGATCGCGGAGATCCTGGCCTTCATCGCCGGCGGCCAGCACCGGGCGCTGTGTCTTCCCGCCGACGGCGGCAACCGACTGGGATGA
- a CDS encoding LpxI family protein gives MTANTLETSKALESSKALEISSPVGLIAAGGVMPFAVADSLAARGIDPVLFALRGACDPVAVARFRHHWISVGQLGRAIKLFRSENCRDLVFIGTLVRPALSEIRLDWGTLRVIGRVWAAFRGGDDHLLSGIGRIFEQDGFRMVGIRDVAPDLLMPEGCLTRATPDQDAAADILRGREVLRALSPFDIGQAAVVIDGHVVAVEDIEGTDGLLKRVARLRGEGRIRASSGRGVLVKAPKSGQDLRFDLPTVGPRTVEGAAAAKLAGIAIVAGNTVVAEPQAVIEAADAAGLFVTGLPA, from the coding sequence ATGACCGCCAATACTTTGGAGACTTCAAAGGCTTTGGAGAGTTCAAAGGCTTTGGAGATTTCATCACCGGTCGGCCTGATCGCGGCAGGCGGCGTCATGCCGTTCGCGGTCGCCGATTCGCTTGCCGCGCGCGGCATCGATCCCGTCCTGTTTGCGCTGAGGGGGGCCTGCGATCCGGTGGCGGTAGCGCGTTTTCGCCATCACTGGATTTCGGTCGGCCAGCTCGGCCGCGCGATCAAACTGTTTCGCAGCGAGAACTGCCGCGACCTCGTGTTCATCGGCACGCTGGTGCGGCCGGCATTGTCGGAGATCAGGCTGGATTGGGGGACGCTTCGGGTCATCGGCCGGGTGTGGGCCGCGTTCCGGGGCGGGGACGATCATCTGCTCTCCGGGATCGGCCGCATTTTCGAACAAGACGGTTTCCGCATGGTCGGGATCAGGGACGTCGCCCCGGACTTGCTGATGCCCGAGGGATGCCTCACGCGCGCAACCCCCGACCAGGATGCCGCCGCCGATATTTTGAGGGGACGCGAGGTGCTCCGCGCGCTCAGTCCGTTCGACATCGGCCAGGCCGCGGTCGTGATCGACGGTCATGTGGTCGCGGTGGAGGATATCGAGGGCACCGACGGATTGCTTAAGCGGGTGGCGCGGCTGCGCGGGGAAGGCCGCATCCGCGCTAGCTCCGGGCGCGGCGTGCTGGTGAAGGCGCCGAAGAGCGGCCAGGACCTGCGCTTCGATCTTCCGACGGTCGGGCCGCGAACCGTCGAGGGCGCGGCGGCAGCAAAACTTGCCGGGATCGCGATCGTTGCCGGCAACACGGTTGTCGCCGAACCGCAGGCGGTGATCGAAGCCGCTGACGCGGCAGGCCTGTTCGTGACCGGTTTGCCCGCGTGA